A region of uncultured Draconibacterium sp. DNA encodes the following proteins:
- a CDS encoding glycoside hydrolase family 97 protein, translated as MKRLSILITLICLVFSLSAKEYSLESPSGKIQLKVNVDETVTYSVLLNGTTIVAPSQISMELYDGTVWGVDAKVRKAKTSSVSQMLTPVVKRKSASIKDKYKELTLTFKGYALQFRAYDDGAAYRWVSDKDGAYKVKSELATFAFPADNKLWFPEEESMMTHQEREYLRETLSNIGSDRFASTGLLIDCGNGIKTYISESNLMDYPGMYLRGCDDNQYALVGKYPGVVLETKQLSDRDVKPTKYADYIAECNGPREFPWRAMIITENDGQLVESEMIYKLAPEQKIENTDWITPGKVAWDWWNANNIYGVDFVAGVNNETYKYYIDFASEYGLDYIILDEGWYVLSDIMQQEKDIDVKELVDYGKEKNVDVILWVVWKAMDDKLEESLDQFQAWGVKGIKMDFMQRDDQWMVNFYEKIARKCAEHELLVDFHGAYKPSGLDRAYPNVISYEGVKGMENAKWSNLPDPEHDVTLPFIRMVAGPMDYTPGAMINKTKENFTPVFTEPMSQGTRCHQLALYPVFESPLQMLADNPSNYYREPECMEFLSAVPSVWDETQVLEAKVSDYIAVARRSGDKWFVGALTDWDPREMELKLDFLGDGTCTMKVWKDGLNADKHAADFAQETLEVTAASTVKVKMAPGGGWVAIIEKK; from the coding sequence ATGAAAAGATTATCTATATTAATTACACTAATATGCCTTGTTTTCTCCCTATCGGCCAAAGAGTATTCGCTTGAATCGCCATCGGGGAAAATACAGCTTAAGGTAAATGTTGACGAAACCGTTACCTACTCGGTGTTGCTTAACGGAACCACAATTGTAGCGCCGTCGCAAATTTCGATGGAATTGTACGATGGAACAGTTTGGGGAGTGGACGCTAAAGTACGCAAAGCAAAAACCAGTAGCGTATCGCAGATGCTTACACCGGTAGTTAAACGAAAAAGCGCTTCGATAAAAGATAAGTACAAAGAACTCACTTTGACGTTTAAAGGTTATGCCTTGCAATTCAGGGCGTACGACGATGGCGCTGCTTACCGCTGGGTGTCGGATAAAGATGGCGCGTACAAAGTGAAAAGTGAATTGGCGACTTTCGCGTTTCCGGCCGATAACAAACTTTGGTTCCCGGAAGAAGAAAGTATGATGACCCACCAGGAGCGCGAATACCTGCGCGAAACACTATCGAATATTGGCAGCGATCGTTTTGCTTCTACCGGCTTGCTGATTGATTGCGGAAACGGCATTAAAACTTATATTTCGGAATCGAACCTAATGGATTACCCGGGAATGTACTTGCGGGGTTGCGACGATAACCAATATGCTTTGGTTGGGAAATATCCGGGTGTTGTACTGGAAACCAAGCAGTTGAGCGATCGCGATGTAAAACCCACAAAATATGCAGATTATATTGCCGAATGTAATGGCCCTCGTGAGTTTCCGTGGCGTGCAATGATCATCACCGAAAATGATGGTCAGCTGGTAGAAAGCGAAATGATTTATAAACTGGCTCCTGAACAAAAAATTGAAAATACCGACTGGATCACACCGGGAAAAGTAGCCTGGGACTGGTGGAATGCCAACAACATTTACGGTGTTGATTTTGTGGCCGGAGTAAATAATGAAACCTACAAATATTACATTGATTTTGCATCGGAATACGGACTGGACTACATTATTCTGGACGAAGGCTGGTATGTACTTTCGGACATTATGCAGCAGGAAAAAGATATAGATGTAAAAGAGCTGGTTGACTATGGAAAAGAAAAAAATGTGGACGTAATTCTTTGGGTGGTTTGGAAAGCTATGGATGACAAACTGGAAGAATCGCTTGATCAGTTTCAGGCATGGGGAGTAAAAGGGATTAAAATGGACTTTATGCAACGCGACGACCAGTGGATGGTAAATTTTTACGAGAAAATTGCCCGTAAATGTGCCGAGCACGAATTGCTGGTTGATTTCCATGGAGCCTACAAACCAAGTGGGCTCGACCGCGCTTACCCGAACGTAATCTCGTACGAAGGAGTTAAAGGAATGGAAAATGCCAAGTGGTCGAACCTACCCGATCCGGAGCACGATGTAACCTTACCTTTTATTCGTATGGTTGCCGGCCCGATGGACTACACTCCGGGTGCGATGATCAACAAAACAAAAGAGAATTTTACGCCGGTATTTACCGAGCCTATGAGCCAGGGAACACGCTGCCATCAGTTGGCGTTGTACCCGGTTTTTGAAAGCCCGCTGCAGATGCTTGCCGATAATCCATCGAACTATTACCGCGAGCCGGAATGTATGGAATTCCTTTCTGCAGTTCCATCGGTTTGGGACGAAACCCAGGTGCTGGAAGCTAAAGTGAGTGACTACATTGCCGTGGCCCGACGCTCGGGCGACAAATGGTTTGTGGGTGCCTTAACCGACTGGGATCCGCGTGAAATGGAATTAAAACTCGATTTTCTTGGCGACGGAACGTGCACCATGAAAGTGTGGAAAGACGGCCTAAACGCCGATAAACATGCGGCCGACTTTGCTCAGGAAACGCTTGAAGTAACAGCTGCCTCAACCGTAAAAGTAAAAATGGCTCCCGGTGGTGGCTGGGTGGCTATTATTGAGAAGAAATAG
- a CDS encoding rhodanese-like domain-containing protein, whose product MKRTGIIIVLMMGMVAVLSAQETKVYSGYKELVAAVKQEIDAIDTEGFHEKYVEGLKNRKPDYILIDVRTKDEYQAGHIPGAYLVQRGVLESHIEKEAVWEGFRHAVPKKTDTIILYCRSGSRSALATKSLMMLGYEHVYSLDGGWNAWHENYPKLERY is encoded by the coding sequence ATGAAGAGAACAGGAATTATCATCGTATTGATGATGGGGATGGTTGCAGTGCTTTCGGCACAGGAGACTAAAGTTTACAGCGGGTATAAAGAGTTGGTTGCTGCAGTGAAGCAGGAAATTGACGCAATTGATACCGAAGGATTTCATGAAAAATATGTGGAAGGACTGAAGAACCGCAAGCCCGATTATATTTTAATCGACGTGCGCACAAAAGATGAATACCAGGCTGGCCATATTCCCGGTGCTTATTTGGTACAGCGTGGTGTGCTTGAATCGCATATTGAAAAAGAAGCTGTTTGGGAAGGTTTTCGTCATGCAGTGCCTAAAAAAACAGATACTATAATTTTGTATTGCCGAAGTGGAAGCCGCTCAGCACTTGCAACAAAATCGCTGATGATGTTGGGCTACGAGCACGTTTATTCGCTTGATGGTGGATGGAACGCCTGGCACGAAAATTATCCGAAACTGGAAAGGTATTAG
- a CDS encoding Crp/Fnr family transcriptional regulator, which produces MIEYDKGELIFKEGGPVQHIIYLREGFVKLVKKGAGGKAFILSVSTKGAYLGLQNLDKETKSNYYSAIALTKSEVCFIDRNHFTDLLKSNGDFAVKVLSTVFKDEMNYFDRLVKNVQQQLPGRLANTISYLANEVYGENPFTLNLTQTEIAALIGTSRESVSRILKEFQDLEIIDLKKNVLTILNEKRLEEIKNKG; this is translated from the coding sequence ATGATTGAGTACGATAAAGGAGAACTTATTTTTAAAGAAGGAGGACCGGTACAACACATCATCTATTTACGCGAGGGTTTTGTGAAATTGGTAAAAAAGGGTGCCGGAGGAAAAGCTTTTATTTTAAGTGTTTCTACAAAAGGGGCTTATCTTGGTCTTCAGAATCTCGACAAGGAAACAAAATCAAATTATTATTCGGCTATTGCACTAACCAAATCGGAGGTTTGTTTTATTGATCGAAATCATTTTACTGATTTACTAAAAAGTAACGGCGACTTTGCTGTAAAAGTTTTATCAACGGTTTTTAAAGATGAAATGAACTATTTTGATCGCCTGGTTAAGAATGTGCAGCAGCAATTACCCGGACGCCTGGCGAACACCATAAGTTATTTAGCCAACGAGGTGTATGGCGAAAATCCCTTTACATTAAATCTTACACAAACCGAAATTGCTGCGCTTATTGGGACTTCACGCGAGAGTGTTTCGCGGATTCTGAAGGAATTTCAAGATCTGGAGATTATCGATTTAAAGAAAAATGTACTCACCATTTTAAACGAAAAACGGCTTGAAGAGATTAAAAACAAAGGCTAA
- a CDS encoding MBL fold metallo-hydrolase, whose product MKNIVTLITLFLFAVSVQAQQFEKDVFATSGGDLEITFIAHGTLMMEFNGKVIHIDPVSWYADYATLPKADLILITHEHGDHLDAKAIDAVKKEGTQVVLTTTCNKKYAGTKVLGNGESGTFAGIEVDAVPAYNIKHEREAGQPFHPKGVGNGYVLHFGDKKVYVAGDTENIPEMAALKDIDVAFLPMNLPYTMTPEMVADATKMFQPKVLYPYHFGETNTDELAELLKNQNKTELRIRNLK is encoded by the coding sequence ATGAAGAATATAGTTACGCTTATAACGCTATTTTTATTCGCTGTTTCTGTTCAGGCTCAGCAATTTGAAAAGGATGTTTTCGCTACTTCGGGAGGCGATCTGGAAATTACGTTTATTGCTCACGGAACACTGATGATGGAATTTAACGGGAAAGTAATTCATATCGATCCGGTGTCGTGGTATGCCGATTATGCAACACTGCCAAAAGCCGATCTGATTCTGATAACCCACGAACATGGCGACCATTTGGATGCCAAAGCAATTGATGCGGTTAAGAAAGAGGGAACTCAGGTGGTACTCACAACAACCTGCAACAAAAAATACGCCGGTACTAAAGTGCTTGGCAATGGCGAATCGGGAACTTTTGCCGGAATTGAGGTGGATGCAGTGCCCGCTTACAATATTAAACACGAACGCGAAGCCGGACAGCCCTTTCACCCAAAAGGAGTAGGTAATGGTTATGTGCTGCACTTTGGCGACAAAAAAGTTTACGTTGCAGGCGATACCGAAAATATTCCGGAAATGGCAGCGTTGAAAGACATAGATGTGGCTTTTCTGCCGATGAACTTACCTTATACAATGACACCGGAAATGGTGGCCGACGCTACCAAAATGTTTCAGCCAAAAGTTCTTTATCCGTATCATTTCGGAGAGACAAATACCGATGAGTTGGCTGAATTATTAAAAAATCAAAACAAAACTGAATTAAGGATTCGAAACTTAAAATAA